One Methylophaga marina DNA window includes the following coding sequences:
- the rd gene encoding rubredoxin, whose translation MKKWQCIVCGFIYDEAEGLPEEGIAPGTAWEDIPEDWECPECGVGKDDFEMLEI comes from the coding sequence ATGAAAAAGTGGCAGTGCATTGTTTGTGGATTTATTTACGACGAAGCTGAAGGCCTACCTGAAGAAGGTATTGCACCTGGCACGGCTTGGGAAGATATACCTGAAGATTGGGAATGCCCAGAGTGTGGCGTTGGTAAAGATGACTTTGAGATGCTAGAAATTTAA
- a CDS encoding SCO family protein — MEISQPDRRDIPDELSPFLISPPKTLPQFVLNSQSNQILTNVSFDGRWSFIYFTHSHCQPECDVVIDVMQNLKRLFAGQTVQFLLINFDNQGESSALPKSSLQLYSGSADVIHSVISSFDFLYLEPESYQNSNKVEQQHYIYLVDPQGRVYAVFKPPFTSLAIQHVFFRLRDFYARSE, encoded by the coding sequence ATGGAGATTTCGCAACCAGATAGGCGAGATATTCCTGATGAGCTAAGTCCGTTTCTTATTTCACCTCCTAAAACACTACCTCAGTTTGTTCTTAATAGTCAGTCAAATCAGATTCTGACGAATGTCAGCTTTGATGGTCGCTGGAGCTTTATCTACTTCACACACTCACATTGTCAGCCAGAATGTGATGTTGTCATTGATGTGATGCAAAACCTTAAACGTTTATTTGCTGGGCAAACAGTCCAGTTCTTACTCATTAACTTCGACAATCAGGGCGAAAGTTCTGCATTACCTAAAAGCTCACTACAACTTTATAGTGGTTCTGCTGATGTTATTCATTCTGTTATTAGTAGTTTTGATTTTTTATACCTGGAACCGGAAAGTTATCAGAACAGTAATAAAGTCGAGCAGCAACACTATATTTATCTAGTCGATCCACAAGGTCGTGTCTATGCTGTATTTAAACCTCCATTTACATCACTTGCTATACAGCATGTTTTCTTCAGGTTGCGCGATTTTTATGCACGTAGTGAATAA
- a CDS encoding cytochrome b gives MPEQIKQYDLVQRWLHWLIAFAILAMIAIGLYMVQLPKEWELPEGQESVRAFWFLLHKSLGISIAVLILMRVAWRIFHPAPSLPSSIPLWQQKLSGGVHGLLYVLMIAMPLTGYLQSMYSKYDTKLWGIVLPRLAEADPDMREYFSEIHEVLAFTLIALLLLHIGAAVKHRINNNGITQRMSLFSKK, from the coding sequence ATGCCCGAACAGATAAAACAGTACGACTTGGTACAGCGATGGTTACATTGGTTAATTGCGTTCGCCATTCTAGCCATGATCGCAATCGGACTATACATGGTTCAGCTTCCGAAAGAATGGGAGTTGCCTGAAGGTCAAGAAAGTGTTCGGGCATTTTGGTTTTTATTACATAAATCCTTGGGGATCAGTATCGCTGTACTGATTTTAATGCGTGTAGCGTGGCGTATATTTCATCCAGCACCCTCTCTTCCCTCTTCTATCCCATTATGGCAACAGAAGCTCTCTGGCGGCGTCCACGGGCTATTGTATGTGTTAATGATTGCTATGCCACTAACGGGCTATCTACAATCAATGTACAGTAAATACGATACGAAACTGTGGGGAATAGTTTTACCGCGCCTGGCGGAGGCAGACCCAGATATGAGGGAGTACTTCAGTGAAATACATGAAGTGTTGGCATTTACGTTAATTGCATTATTACTTTTGCATATAGGTGCAGCAGTAAAACACCGAATAAATAATAATGGTATTACTCAACGCATGTCATTGTTTTCCAAAAAGTAG
- the recF gene encoding DNA replication/repair protein RecF (All proteins in this family for which functions are known are DNA-binding proteins that assist the filamentation of RecA onto DNA for the initiation of recombination or recombinational repair.), giving the protein MLSHLTLSNFRNINQVSLSPSVGINLFIGENGSGKTSILEAIHLLAMGRSFRSRNLKNIIQFEHAQFTVFARSSEMTPVGLLFDTNTGLQIRLNNAPLKKLSDLAVNTPLQYISANCHQFFELGPKFRRRMIDWGVFHVEHKFNYHWQTYKKALIQKNAALKNKKSKAEIELWDQYLVKHGDQITDLRTTYLNRLIDIFKPIFSKICPTFDQCEFTIRYSKGWNKDKSLPETLAENYERDRILGYSRAGPHSADWMVRINNDSPEEMLSRGQQKLFYLSLCLSQITLLMEIKGVKNTILLLDDLSSELDWQHQKTVMETLRSLPVQTFITSTNTELARLISNEKEKVFHVKHGEIREDNETVNTSI; this is encoded by the coding sequence GTGTTATCACATCTGACGCTTTCAAATTTTCGTAATATTAACCAGGTCTCTTTAAGTCCTTCTGTTGGTATTAACTTATTCATCGGCGAAAATGGCTCCGGTAAGACTAGCATTCTTGAAGCGATTCATTTGCTCGCTATGGGTCGCTCGTTTCGCTCGCGCAATTTAAAAAACATCATTCAGTTTGAGCATGCACAATTCACGGTTTTTGCGCGTTCATCGGAAATGACACCGGTAGGTTTACTTTTTGATACGAACACTGGTCTTCAAATCCGCTTGAATAATGCCCCACTAAAAAAACTTTCTGACCTTGCTGTTAACACACCACTCCAATATATCTCTGCGAACTGTCATCAGTTCTTTGAATTGGGTCCAAAATTCAGAAGACGCATGATCGACTGGGGTGTGTTTCACGTGGAACATAAATTTAATTATCATTGGCAAACATATAAAAAAGCACTAATACAAAAGAATGCAGCACTGAAAAATAAGAAATCCAAAGCTGAAATAGAACTATGGGATCAGTATCTGGTAAAACATGGTGACCAAATTACCGACCTACGTACTACTTATCTCAATAGACTTATTGATATATTCAAACCTATATTTAGCAAAATTTGCCCGACCTTTGATCAATGTGAATTTACAATTCGATACAGCAAAGGATGGAATAAAGATAAATCACTTCCCGAAACACTTGCTGAAAATTATGAGCGAGATCGTATTTTAGGTTACAGTCGAGCTGGACCACACTCTGCAGACTGGATGGTAAGAATTAACAATGATTCACCTGAAGAAATGTTATCCCGTGGTCAACAAAAACTCTTTTATTTGTCATTGTGTCTCTCACAGATAACACTATTGATGGAGATTAAAGGGGTTAAAAATACGATTTTATTGCTTGATGACCTAAGCTCAGAATTAGACTGGCAACATCAAAAAACAGTAATGGAAACACTCAGAAGTTTGCCCGTACAAACTTTTATTACAAGTACCAATACTGAATTAGCTAGGTTAATAAGTAATGAAAAAGAGAAAGTGTTTCACGTGAAACATGGAGAAATCAGAGAGGATAATGAGACTGTCAACACTTCTATATAA
- a CDS encoding hydrogen peroxide-inducible genes activator produces MRLPTLRQLQYLTAVVEEKHFGHAAEKCFVTQSTLSAGIQDLEQLLEVSLLERTNRKVLPTPIGEEIASRAQQILSLSEDLVDLALSEKNPLSGRIQIGIIPTISPFLLPKVLPTVRKQLPELEIVLIEDQSERLLDQLESGNIDVAVLAFPYNTRGLTHREFAKESFWIALPKNHPLAEKEELKASDLPTNELLLLAEGHCLREHALSACQLPASAQRKSVQATSLYTLIEMVASGLGITLIPDMAVNSDMVIHSEICLVPLSADNDQALREIGLVWRPSFRRTATLEQLAKTFSDALADTNYSLRA; encoded by the coding sequence ATGCGACTCCCCACACTCAGACAACTTCAATACCTTACGGCAGTAGTAGAAGAAAAGCATTTTGGCCATGCCGCAGAGAAATGTTTTGTTACCCAATCAACATTAAGTGCCGGAATTCAAGATTTAGAGCAACTGCTTGAAGTCTCTTTATTAGAAAGAACGAATAGGAAAGTCTTACCAACTCCGATTGGAGAAGAAATTGCCAGCAGAGCACAACAAATATTGTCATTGAGTGAAGACCTTGTTGATCTGGCGTTATCAGAAAAAAATCCACTATCGGGTCGAATACAAATAGGGATTATTCCGACGATAAGTCCTTTTTTATTACCGAAAGTATTACCAACGGTTAGAAAGCAGTTACCAGAGCTGGAAATCGTATTAATAGAAGACCAATCGGAGCGACTTTTAGATCAGTTAGAAAGCGGTAATATTGACGTGGCGGTATTAGCATTTCCATACAACACACGTGGTCTCACACATAGAGAGTTTGCCAAAGAATCCTTCTGGATAGCGCTGCCTAAGAACCACCCCTTAGCTGAGAAAGAAGAATTAAAAGCGAGCGATTTACCTACAAACGAATTGCTTTTATTGGCAGAAGGGCATTGCTTGAGGGAGCACGCACTAAGTGCATGCCAATTGCCTGCATCCGCACAAAGAAAGAGTGTACAAGCGACAAGTCTTTATACACTGATTGAAATGGTCGCCAGTGGGTTGGGTATTACACTTATTCCAGACATGGCCGTTAATTCAGATATGGTTATTCATTCTGAGATTTGTTTAGTGCCCCTATCGGCAGATAACGATCAGGCATTAAGAGAGATTGGCCTGGTCTGGCGACCAAGCTTCAGAAGGACGGCGACGTTAGAACAATTAGCGAAGACTTTTTCTGATGCGCTCGCTGATACAAATTATTCACTACGTGCATAA
- the hisB gene encoding imidazoleglycerol-phosphate dehydratase HisB — protein sequence MTTRSASVARNTLETQIEVSINLDGSGQFNAETGVPFLDHMMDQIARHGLFDLSVKANGDLHIDAHHTVEDVGITIGQALKKALGDKKGVVRYGHAYVPLDEALSRVVLDLSGRPGLEFDVTFTRDKIGEFDVDLFYEFFQGLVNHAGMTLHIDNLKGRNAHHIAETIFKAFGRALRMAVSLDQRALEQLPSTKGAL from the coding sequence ATGACCACTCGTAGCGCGTCAGTTGCGCGAAACACGCTAGAAACACAGATCGAAGTATCAATCAATCTGGATGGAAGCGGTCAATTCAATGCCGAAACCGGTGTCCCATTTTTAGATCACATGATGGATCAAATTGCTCGTCATGGTTTGTTTGATTTATCGGTCAAAGCCAATGGTGACTTACATATTGACGCACATCACACTGTTGAAGATGTCGGCATTACGATAGGTCAAGCGCTGAAGAAAGCCTTGGGTGATAAAAAAGGGGTTGTTCGCTACGGACATGCCTATGTCCCCTTAGATGAGGCTCTGTCTCGAGTGGTACTCGATCTCTCTGGTCGTCCTGGTCTCGAATTTGATGTCACATTTACCCGCGACAAGATTGGCGAATTCGATGTCGACCTGTTCTATGAGTTTTTCCAGGGCTTAGTGAATCATGCTGGTATGACTCTGCACATCGATAATTTAAAAGGCCGCAATGCTCATCATATTGCTGAAACCATATTTAAGGCATTTGGTCGTGCATTACGAATGGCTGTTTCACTGGATCAGCGCGCACTGGAGCAATTGCCTTCAACCAAAGGTGCTTTATAA
- the hisH gene encoding imidazole glycerol phosphate synthase subunit HisH, translating into MHHIAVIDYGMGNLRSVSKALEAVSNNASVVVTSDPKTILSASHVLFPGVGAIRDCMAELKQLELEDVILQATQEKPFLGICLGMQALLSHSEENSGVDTLNLFSGSVKLFRPDALINGEKLKVPHMGWNQVHQTCSHPLWKNIEQNSRFYFVHSFYAEPTDKAVIAGTSAYPDDFAAALYKDNIFAAQFHPEKSQRAGLQLLENFVNWDGQS; encoded by the coding sequence ATGCATCACATAGCAGTGATTGACTACGGCATGGGTAATTTACGCTCAGTATCAAAAGCACTGGAAGCAGTTTCTAATAATGCCTCTGTTGTTGTCACATCTGACCCAAAAACCATTCTTTCTGCCAGTCATGTTTTATTTCCGGGTGTCGGCGCAATTCGTGATTGTATGGCGGAACTCAAACAGCTGGAATTAGAAGATGTTATTTTGCAAGCAACACAAGAAAAGCCTTTTCTAGGTATCTGCTTGGGTATGCAAGCATTGCTGTCGCATAGTGAAGAAAATAGTGGTGTGGACACGCTGAACCTTTTTTCAGGTAGCGTTAAATTATTTCGACCTGATGCTTTAATTAATGGCGAAAAATTAAAAGTGCCGCATATGGGCTGGAACCAAGTTCATCAAACCTGTTCACATCCTTTATGGAAAAACATAGAGCAAAATAGTCGTTTTTATTTCGTTCACAGTTTTTATGCTGAACCCACAGATAAAGCAGTCATTGCAGGTACTTCAGCTTATCCAGATGATTTTGCTGCAGCATTGTACAAAGATAATATTTTCGCTGCGCAATTCCATCCAGAAAAAAGCCAACGTGCTGGACTGCAGTTATTAGAAAATTTTGTAAACTGGGACGGTCAGTCCTAA
- the fnr gene encoding fumarate/nitrate reduction transcriptional regulator Fnr — protein MPLGLHNNDLIQLDKIIKRSQSYSRGQPLFSTQTPFNSIYVVRSGSFKTTVSAVDGREQVTGFYFPGEFVGLDAIYEQAYRSNAKALESSSVCELPFDMLQELGANMPQLQVQMMSRLSKELSGDKSLMFLLGKKTAEEKLATFLLSISRRFQDRGFSAREFQLSMSRGDIANHLGLAVETVSRLFSRFQDEGLIDIHNKSISIRDVEKLKALCG, from the coding sequence TTGCCTCTTGGTTTACATAATAATGACCTGATTCAATTAGATAAAATCATTAAACGTAGTCAGAGTTACTCACGTGGTCAGCCTTTATTCAGCACTCAAACACCGTTCAATTCTATTTATGTTGTCCGCTCAGGCTCATTTAAAACTACGGTGTCTGCTGTCGATGGTCGGGAACAAGTCACCGGGTTTTATTTTCCAGGTGAGTTTGTTGGCCTTGATGCCATTTACGAACAAGCCTACCGTTCGAATGCCAAGGCTTTAGAAAGCAGCAGTGTTTGTGAATTACCTTTTGATATGTTGCAAGAGCTAGGCGCAAATATGCCTCAACTGCAAGTGCAGATGATGTCGCGTTTAAGTAAGGAATTATCAGGTGATAAAAGCCTGATGTTTTTGCTTGGCAAAAAAACCGCTGAAGAAAAACTAGCGACATTTTTATTATCCATTTCCCGTCGTTTCCAAGATCGGGGTTTTTCTGCGCGTGAATTTCAACTGAGTATGTCTCGTGGTGATATCGCTAATCATCTGGGCTTAGCTGTAGAAACAGTCAGCCGCCTTTTCTCTCGCTTTCAAGATGAAGGCTTGATCGACATTCATAATAAGTCGATTTCCATCCGTGATGTTGAAAAATTGAAAGCATTGTGTGGTTAA
- a CDS encoding OmpW/AlkL family protein — protein sequence MKTTTLAAALLTTLGLSTVAAPAMAYEAGDWLVRGRIINVNPNDDSGTLYVGGADSGQKGVSVNSDTVPELDITYMMTKNWGVELILGYSQHTVKSEGYWAAQGLGDVIDTKVLPPTLTLQYHFMPDSNIRPYIGAGVNYTYFFDEEVDGPVLDVPGAKVKLDSSWGLAAQAGVDVALNDDWFVNFDVKYIDIDTEAHFSGTPVGKAKIEADIDPFVWGIGIGRRF from the coding sequence ATGAAAACAACAACATTAGCTGCAGCACTACTTACTACATTAGGTCTTTCTACTGTTGCTGCACCAGCAATGGCCTATGAAGCAGGCGACTGGTTAGTTCGTGGTCGTATCATTAACGTCAACCCTAATGATGATAGTGGAACCTTATATGTAGGTGGCGCAGATTCAGGTCAAAAAGGTGTGAGTGTTAATTCTGACACTGTTCCTGAATTAGATATCACTTATATGATGACTAAAAACTGGGGTGTTGAGCTAATTCTTGGTTATTCTCAACATACAGTGAAATCTGAAGGTTATTGGGCGGCTCAGGGTCTAGGTGATGTTATTGATACTAAAGTATTACCCCCTACATTAACGTTGCAATATCATTTTATGCCTGATTCAAACATTCGTCCTTATATCGGTGCCGGTGTCAACTACACATACTTTTTTGACGAAGAAGTGGACGGCCCTGTTCTGGATGTTCCAGGTGCGAAAGTCAAATTGGATAGTTCATGGGGTCTAGCGGCACAAGCCGGTGTAGACGTGGCTTTAAATGACGATTGGTTTGTTAACTTTGATGTGAAATACATCGATATTGATACTGAAGCTCATTTCTCTGGTACACCTGTCGGTAAAGCAAAAATTGAAGCAGATATTGACCCATTCGTTTGGGGTATTGGTATCGGACGCCGCTTCTAA
- a CDS encoding flavoprotein, which yields MQARPEKPRLAWAITGSGHYLKECLEIVHELDDVDLFYSRAGEEVVRMYGYDPKSFVPEGRVYRDRAASSPPVGLFYRGDYHSLVVAPATSNTVAKMVMGLSDTLVTNIYAQAGKCRIPSIVLACDSEPEIDTPAPDRIVHVSPRAIDLQHTATLKQFEATTVVDNADELFNVLKQRLAEVG from the coding sequence ATGCAAGCAAGGCCTGAAAAACCACGTCTGGCTTGGGCTATTACAGGCTCAGGACATTATCTGAAAGAATGTTTGGAAATTGTCCATGAGTTAGATGACGTGGACTTGTTTTACAGCCGAGCTGGTGAAGAAGTTGTAAGGATGTATGGCTATGATCCAAAATCATTCGTACCAGAGGGACGAGTCTACCGTGATAGAGCGGCGAGCTCACCGCCAGTCGGTTTATTTTATCGAGGTGATTATCATAGTCTTGTTGTAGCTCCAGCTACGTCTAACACCGTTGCTAAGATGGTCATGGGCTTATCTGATACTTTGGTAACGAATATATATGCCCAAGCAGGAAAATGTCGTATACCAAGCATTGTGCTCGCCTGTGATTCTGAACCAGAAATAGATACCCCTGCACCAGACAGAATTGTGCATGTTTCACCCAGAGCGATAGATCTACAACATACGGCTACATTAAAACAGTTCGAGGCAACAACCGTGGTAGATAATGCTGATGAATTATTCAATGTACTGAAGCAACGTCTGGCTGAGGTCGGTTAG
- a CDS encoding NAD(P)/FAD-dependent oxidoreductase translates to MSNSIPKIVVVGGGAGGLELVTKLGKKLGKKGKAEITLVDNTHTHIWKPLLHEVAAGTLDSHEDEIEYLSQANASGFRFRLGKMDGLDRDRKTISLAPTLNQDGVEIIPRREFEYDYLVISVGSVSHDFGIKGVRDHCLFLDTTKQAESFQNKLLEAYLRAHTQGKPLHEGQLNIAIVGAGATGIELSAQLHEVSHLLTAYGLDEVQPQDVKISIIEAANRVLPGLPENLSAATTDELTKLGVDVLTGERVVEVNDKAIFTESGKTIPAAIKVWAAGIKAPEFLKDIAGLETNWMNQLVVRQTLQTTLDDDIYAIGDCCACKWQGHDENVPPRAQAAHQMASVVYKSIRNRMAGKVAPEFEYHDYGSLVSLGKYSTVGNLMGNLSKGSMMIEGFMARLMYLSLYKMHQVALFGPFRVAMLSLSHIFRRSVHPKIKLH, encoded by the coding sequence ATGTCTAACAGTATTCCAAAAATTGTGGTTGTCGGAGGCGGGGCAGGTGGTCTTGAATTAGTCACTAAACTCGGCAAAAAGTTGGGTAAAAAAGGCAAAGCTGAAATTACGCTTGTCGATAATACACATACACACATATGGAAACCGCTTCTTCATGAGGTTGCTGCTGGTACACTCGATTCGCATGAAGATGAAATTGAGTACTTGAGTCAAGCCAATGCCAGTGGATTTCGTTTCCGTTTGGGTAAAATGGATGGCTTAGACAGAGACCGTAAGACTATCTCTCTGGCCCCCACGCTGAATCAAGATGGGGTGGAAATTATCCCACGTCGTGAATTTGAATACGACTACCTTGTTATATCTGTAGGTAGCGTTAGTCATGACTTTGGTATCAAAGGTGTTCGTGATCACTGCTTATTCCTTGATACAACCAAGCAAGCCGAATCTTTCCAAAACAAATTACTTGAAGCCTATCTTCGCGCGCACACTCAAGGTAAGCCTTTGCACGAAGGTCAGTTGAACATTGCTATTGTTGGTGCAGGCGCCACAGGTATTGAGCTTAGTGCTCAACTTCACGAAGTTTCTCACTTACTCACAGCTTATGGGCTTGATGAAGTACAGCCACAAGACGTCAAGATTAGCATTATTGAAGCAGCCAATCGTGTTTTACCTGGCTTACCAGAAAATCTCTCTGCGGCTACAACGGATGAATTGACGAAGTTAGGCGTTGACGTTCTTACTGGAGAACGCGTTGTTGAGGTCAATGACAAGGCTATATTCACAGAAAGTGGAAAAACCATTCCGGCTGCCATTAAAGTATGGGCGGCAGGTATCAAAGCGCCAGAGTTCTTAAAAGATATCGCTGGACTTGAAACCAATTGGATGAACCAATTGGTTGTAAGACAAACATTACAAACGACCTTAGATGATGATATCTATGCCATCGGGGATTGTTGTGCATGTAAGTGGCAGGGACATGATGAGAACGTACCACCACGTGCTCAAGCAGCTCATCAAATGGCATCTGTTGTGTATAAATCTATTCGTAATCGCATGGCAGGTAAGGTTGCCCCTGAATTTGAATACCATGACTATGGCTCACTAGTATCGTTAGGTAAATACAGTACTGTTGGTAATTTGATGGGTAACCTAAGTAAAGGTAGCATGATGATTGAGGGTTTCATGGCGCGCCTGATGTATCTTTCTTTATATAAGATGCACCAAGTTGCACTGTTTGGTCCTTTCCGGGTTGCTATGCTCTCTCTGTCGCATATCTTCAGACGTAGTGTTCACCCTAAAATCAAACTACACTAA